From Crassaminicella indica, one genomic window encodes:
- a CDS encoding GspE/PulE family protein, which yields MIMQPKKRLGDLLIDAGFITKEQINEALKIQRASGKKLGEILIDEGFIQEKKMIEILEFQLGIPHMDLEKYYIDAEIPKLINESLAKRHLLIPVKKENNKLFVAMADPLNIFAMDDVRIATGLEVEPIIATRQDILNAIDYYYGKESAEKAVEDFKNQYSFEDLSDLDETILNEINNAPVVRLVNSIIRQAVKAKASDIHIEPFESNVRVRFRIDGELQEIISPEKSTHSAIVTRIKIMGKMNIAEKRIPQDGRFETTVDGKEIDMRISTLPTVYGEKIVIRLLDRSSFLMSKNQLGFSEKNLEIFDKIIKSPNGIILVTGPTGSGKTTTLYTILRELNQINKNIITVEDPVEYSLNGINQVQVNTKANLTFANALRSILRQDPDIIMIGEIRDSETAQIAVRAAITGHLVLSTMHTNDSPSTVARLMDMGIAPYLVSSSVIGVISQRLVRKICPECKQSYVPNEIEKKILNISDETLLYKGKGCNYCNGSGYKGRTAIHEIMLVNKDLRLHIDKGESIDILRQSAINQGMIPLKENSFKLVLEGITTVDELNRVSYNLD from the coding sequence ATGATAATGCAACCCAAAAAACGATTAGGAGATTTGCTCATTGATGCAGGATTTATCACAAAGGAACAAATTAATGAAGCATTAAAAATTCAAAGAGCTTCTGGAAAAAAATTAGGAGAAATTCTAATCGATGAAGGTTTCATTCAAGAAAAAAAAATGATAGAAATATTAGAATTTCAATTAGGAATTCCTCATATGGATTTAGAAAAGTATTATATTGATGCTGAAATTCCTAAATTGATTAACGAAAGTCTTGCAAAAAGACATTTATTGATTCCTGTAAAAAAAGAAAATAATAAATTATTTGTAGCAATGGCTGATCCTTTAAATATTTTTGCGATGGATGATGTAAGAATTGCTACAGGATTAGAAGTTGAACCTATAATCGCTACAAGACAAGATATATTAAATGCAATTGACTATTATTATGGTAAAGAAAGTGCTGAAAAAGCAGTTGAAGATTTTAAAAATCAGTATAGCTTTGAAGATTTATCAGATCTAGATGAAACCATATTAAATGAAATTAATAATGCGCCTGTTGTTAGACTGGTCAACTCTATTATTAGGCAAGCAGTAAAAGCAAAAGCTAGCGATATTCATATCGAGCCTTTTGAAAGTAATGTTAGAGTACGATTTAGAATTGATGGAGAGCTGCAAGAAATTATATCTCCTGAAAAATCTACTCATTCTGCAATTGTTACAAGAATTAAAATAATGGGAAAAATGAATATTGCTGAAAAAAGAATTCCTCAAGATGGTAGATTTGAAACAACTGTTGATGGAAAAGAAATTGATATGCGTATTTCTACATTGCCTACAGTTTATGGAGAAAAGATAGTTATTCGTTTATTAGATAGAAGCAGTTTCTTAATGTCAAAAAATCAATTGGGGTTTTCTGAAAAAAACTTAGAAATTTTTGATAAAATCATTAAAAGTCCTAATGGGATTATTTTGGTAACAGGACCAACAGGTAGTGGTAAGACTACAACATTATATACAATTCTTAGAGAATTGAATCAAATAAATAAAAATATTATTACTGTAGAAGATCCAGTAGAATATAGTTTGAATGGCATTAATCAAGTACAGGTAAACACTAAAGCAAATTTAACTTTTGCTAATGCACTAAGGTCTATATTAAGACAAGATCCTGATATTATTATGATCGGAGAAATCAGAGATAGTGAAACTGCCCAAATAGCAGTTAGAGCTGCCATAACTGGACATCTTGTTTTAAGTACTATGCATACTAATGATTCTCCTTCAACAGTAGCACGCCTTATGGATATGGGAATTGCACCATATTTGGTATCTTCATCTGTTATTGGAGTAATCTCACAAAGATTAGTAAGAAAAATTTGTCCTGAATGCAAACAATCTTATGTACCAAATGAAATAGAAAAAAAAATACTCAATATTTCTGATGAAACCTTATTGTATAAGGGAAAAGGATGTAATTATTGTAATGGTTCAGGTTATAAGGGAAGAACAGCTATTCATGAAATTATGCTGGTAAATAAAGATTTAAGACTACATATTGATAAGGGTGAAAGTATTGATATTTTAAGACAAAGTGCTATTAATCAAGGTATGATTCCTCTTAAAGAAAATAGTTTTAAATTAGTATTAGAAGGTATTACAACAGTAGATGAATTAAACAGGGTATCCTATAACCTAGATTAG
- a CDS encoding type IV pilus twitching motility protein PilT → MNILDLLKKAIEKKASDLHVTVGVPPVLRINGKLEKINEKALAPYDTIALVQELLTDQQIIELKEKGEIDLSFSYHGLGRFRVNIYKQRGSYGMALRTVALNIPTIDELGFPQILKELALKQRGLILVTGPTGSGKSTTLASMIDYINQEKSCHILTLEDPIEYLHKHNKSIVNQREIGNDSHSFSRALRAALRQDPDVILVGEMRDLETISIAITAAETGHLVLSTLHTIGAAKTIDRIIDIFPAHQQQQIRVQLSTVVEGIISQQLLERTDGQGRVAALEIMVATSAIRNLIREGKTHQLQTNIQTGSKFGMQTMDHAILDLYNKGLINKKTALTYAVDCDNLERFMHM, encoded by the coding sequence ATGAATATACTAGATTTATTAAAAAAAGCAATTGAAAAAAAAGCATCTGATTTACATGTAACAGTAGGTGTCCCTCCTGTATTAAGAATCAATGGAAAATTAGAAAAAATAAATGAAAAAGCATTGGCACCATATGATACTATTGCTTTAGTACAAGAGCTTTTAACTGATCAACAAATTATAGAGTTAAAAGAAAAGGGTGAAATTGACTTATCCTTTTCTTATCATGGATTAGGAAGATTCAGAGTAAATATATATAAACAAAGAGGAAGTTATGGAATGGCTTTAAGGACAGTTGCTTTAAATATTCCTACTATTGATGAACTGGGCTTTCCACAAATACTAAAAGAATTAGCATTAAAGCAAAGAGGATTAATATTGGTAACAGGACCAACAGGTAGTGGTAAATCTACAACATTAGCATCTATGATTGATTATATTAATCAAGAAAAAAGCTGTCATATTTTGACCCTTGAAGATCCAATTGAATACCTTCATAAGCACAATAAAAGTATTGTAAATCAAAGAGAAATTGGAAATGATTCGCATAGCTTTTCTAGAGCATTAAGAGCTGCTTTAAGACAAGATCCAGATGTAATACTAGTAGGAGAGATGCGTGATCTAGAAACTATTAGTATAGCTATTACAGCTGCAGAAACAGGACATTTAGTACTTTCTACACTACATACTATAGGAGCTGCAAAAACTATTGATCGTATTATAGATATCTTTCCTGCACACCAGCAGCAACAAATCAGAGTACAATTATCTACAGTAGTAGAAGGTATCATCTCGCAACAGCTTTTAGAGAGAACTGATGGACAAGGAAGAGTAGCTGCATTAGAAATAATGGTTGCAACATCTGCTATAAGAAACTTGATTCGGGAAGGGAAAACTCATCAACTTCAAACTAATATACAAACAGGTAGCAAATTCGGCATGCAGACAATGGATCATGCTATCCTTGATTTATATAATAAAGGGTTAATTAATAAAAAAACAGCTTTGACCTATGCAGTAGATTGCGATAATTTAGAGCGATTTATGCATATGTAA
- a CDS encoding type II secretion system F family protein has protein sequence MPTYKYKAISKAGERLEGTYTARSKNEVIHMLRQNQNHPINIEEIIEKQSISISFFKKVKIKDMAIFCRQFYTMLNAGVTVLNALDTLRFQTENKKLAKVIEEVYEDVQKGLTFSESLRKHREIFPDLLINMIEAGEVSGTLDIIMNRMAIHYEKENKITNKIKSAMMYPIILSIISILVVVFLIIFIMPTFIGLFEGSGVKLPLPTRILLIVSEIIKNYWYIIILVLIIMLYSIKKYITSNKGQFLIDHIKFRIPIIKGITQKVITSRFTRTLSTLLASGIPLIQALDIVSRIVGNVIVEKGILKAKEDVRKGIDLTTPIKQIGVFPPMVNAMIRIGEESGSLDEILDKTANFYDEEVEATLQKMSTLLEPLMIVLMAIIIGAIVIAMILPMFDMMNTIQI, from the coding sequence ATGCCCACTTATAAATATAAAGCTATAAGTAAAGCAGGAGAAAGACTTGAAGGAACATATACTGCAAGAAGCAAAAATGAAGTTATCCATATGCTTAGGCAAAATCAAAATCATCCTATAAATATCGAAGAAATAATAGAAAAGCAATCAATAAGCATCAGCTTTTTTAAAAAAGTAAAAATAAAAGATATGGCTATATTTTGTAGACAGTTTTATACTATGCTCAATGCAGGAGTAACTGTTCTTAATGCTTTAGATACTTTAAGGTTTCAAACAGAAAATAAAAAATTAGCTAAAGTTATTGAAGAAGTTTACGAAGATGTTCAAAAAGGATTAACTTTTTCAGAATCTTTAAGAAAGCATAGAGAAATTTTTCCAGATCTATTGATCAACATGATAGAAGCAGGAGAAGTAAGTGGTACTTTAGATATTATTATGAATCGCATGGCTATTCATTATGAAAAGGAAAACAAAATTACCAATAAAATAAAAAGTGCAATGATGTATCCAATTATATTGAGTATAATATCAATTTTAGTAGTTGTATTTTTAATTATATTCATTATGCCTACCTTTATAGGACTGTTTGAAGGTAGTGGAGTAAAACTACCTCTTCCAACAAGAATATTATTAATAGTTAGTGAAATTATAAAAAATTATTGGTATATCATTATTCTTGTTTTAATCATCATGCTTTATAGTATAAAAAAATATATAACAAGTAATAAAGGACAATTTTTAATAGATCATATAAAATTTAGAATTCCTATTATAAAGGGAATTACACAAAAAGTGATTACCTCTAGGTTTACAAGAACCTTATCAACCTTATTAGCAAGTGGTATCCCCTTGATACAAGCATTAGATATTGTATCAAGGATTGTAGGTAATGTGATTGTAGAAAAGGGGATTTTAAAAGCTAAGGAAGATGTAAGAAAAGGCATAGACCTTACAACCCCTATTAAACAAATAGGAGTTTTTCCACCAATGGTAAATGCTATGATTCGTATTGGAGAAGAATCAGGTTCTCTTGATGAAATACTAGATAAAACAGCAAATTTTTATGATGAAGAAGTAGAAGCTACATTGCAAAAGATGTCCACATTGCTAGAGCCGTTGATGATAGTATTAATGGCAATAATCATTGGAGCTATTGTAATTGCTATGATACTACCAATGTTTGATATGATGAATACTATTCAAATATAA
- a CDS encoding prepilin-type N-terminal cleavage/methylation domain-containing protein has product MFQKINKRLKNRKGFTLVELIVVIAVLGILASIAVPKFGGFTDKAKNAADEQLKAIIEKSVTLSFVSNDFTVAENGGTITIKNGTGDNKTLQYQVTGITTNNVTGNGDESTKFTELMNDLIDNKTLLQNHDNIYIQIDKNGNITNSEFNGNN; this is encoded by the coding sequence ATGTTTCAAAAAATTAATAAGAGGTTGAAAAACAGGAAAGGTTTTACGTTAGTTGAATTGATTGTTGTTATTGCTGTATTGGGAATTTTGGCTAGTATAGCTGTACCTAAATTTGGTGGCTTTACAGATAAAGCTAAAAATGCAGCTGATGAACAATTAAAAGCAATTATTGAAAAAAGTGTAACTCTATCGTTCGTTTCAAACGATTTTACTGTAGCTGAAAATGGTGGTACTATTACAATTAAAAATGGTACTGGTGATAATAAAACTTTACAATATCAAGTAACAGGTATAACAACAAATAATGTTACAGGTAATGGTGATGAATCAACAAAATTTACAGAATTAATGAATGATTTAATTGATAATAAAACATTACTACAAAATCATGATAATATTTATATTCAAATAGATAAAAATGGAAATATAACAAATTCTGAATTTAACGGAAATAATTAA
- a CDS encoding prepilin peptidase: MVYIITIFIIGLLIGSFLNVCIYRIPIEKSIVNPPSHCPKCNTTLKPLDLIPVFSFLFNKGKCRYCGENISLQYPIIELFNGLIYLLLYLKYDLTILFVKYTILASLLIVISVIDYKLQIIPDECNLFGFIISGAFIIFNDFSTIALINAILGLLVGGGIFLIIAIATNGAMGGGDIKLMGVLGFALGWKYILLITFLSFIIGAILSIFLLLLKLKHRKDTIPFGPFIAIAAFITILYGNDIINWYIFKIIG; this comes from the coding sequence ATGGTATATATAATAACAATATTTATCATAGGACTACTAATAGGCTCATTCCTAAATGTATGCATCTATCGCATACCAATAGAAAAATCTATTGTCAATCCCCCTTCTCATTGTCCTAAATGCAATACTACCTTAAAACCTTTAGATTTAATACCAGTATTTAGTTTTCTATTTAATAAAGGAAAATGTAGATACTGTGGAGAAAATATTTCTCTACAGTATCCTATCATAGAATTATTCAATGGGCTTATTTATTTATTATTATATCTAAAATATGATTTAACCATTCTTTTTGTAAAATATACAATATTAGCAAGTTTGCTGATTGTTATTTCAGTCATTGACTACAAATTACAAATTATACCTGATGAATGTAACCTATTTGGGTTCATTATATCAGGTGCTTTTATTATATTTAATGATTTTTCAACTATAGCATTGATAAATGCTATATTAGGATTGTTAGTTGGAGGGGGTATCTTCCTTATCATTGCTATTGCAACAAATGGAGCTATGGGGGGAGGAGATATTAAATTGATGGGTGTTTTAGGATTTGCTCTTGGATGGAAATATATTCTTTTAATTACTTTCCTATCCTTTATAATAGGAGCTATCTTATCAATCTTCCTATTATTGCTCAAATTAAAACATCGAAAAGATACTATCCCTTTCGGTCCATTTATAGCTATAGCAGCTTTTATAACTATTCTTTATGGTAATGATATAATAAACTGGTATATATTTAAAATAATCGGATAA
- the pilM gene encoding type IV pilus assembly protein PilM, giving the protein MFRKNIISIDIGTYAIKIIVGKTQKNNVIIHHAFTIPTPSESYKNGYIKNKKALKEVIYAVLLKNKVKAKRAVCTLDSTTAITRELVFPYVKPEELGSIVQLEIEQYLPIRFDEYVIEYKILEEFSENDIKKLRVLIAALPKEIVESYLSLVNDLGLKPIALDIHANAIAKAFENKFVINNENYNLDQTVALIDIGYEYMHIAVIDKGILRFNRLIQQGGRNVDTDIANAFNLSLIDAAKRKIEYASLKKSTQDYSSANMLNELIQSNINIWVQEIEKIFQYYTSRARGNRIDKIYLYGGSSNIPDLSTYISSIINIPTFKIDTMSNIKFKESNEQINLGEYINTISALIGR; this is encoded by the coding sequence TTGTTTAGAAAAAACATAATATCTATAGATATAGGAACATATGCGATAAAGATAATTGTCGGAAAAACACAAAAAAATAATGTGATTATTCATCATGCATTTACAATCCCAACTCCGTCTGAATCCTATAAAAATGGATATATAAAAAACAAAAAGGCATTAAAAGAAGTTATTTATGCTGTTCTATTGAAAAATAAAGTCAAAGCAAAACGAGCTGTATGCACTTTAGATAGTACTACAGCTATTACAAGGGAACTCGTTTTTCCATATGTTAAGCCCGAAGAATTAGGATCAATAGTTCAGCTTGAAATAGAACAATACTTACCTATAAGATTTGATGAATATGTCATTGAATACAAAATATTGGAAGAATTTTCAGAAAATGATATTAAGAAATTAAGAGTATTAATAGCAGCATTACCTAAAGAAATTGTAGAGAGTTACTTATCACTTGTGAATGATCTAGGACTAAAACCTATTGCTTTAGATATTCATGCAAATGCTATTGCTAAAGCTTTTGAAAATAAGTTTGTTATTAATAATGAGAATTACAATTTAGATCAAACTGTTGCGTTGATAGATATAGGATATGAATATATGCATATTGCTGTTATTGATAAAGGAATACTTCGATTTAATCGGCTCATTCAACAAGGTGGAAGAAATGTAGATACAGATATAGCTAATGCTTTTAATCTTTCACTAATAGATGCAGCAAAACGAAAAATTGAGTACGCTAGTTTAAAAAAATCCACACAAGATTATTCATCTGCTAATATGTTAAATGAATTAATACAATCTAATATAAATATATGGGTCCAAGAAATCGAGAAAATATTTCAATATTATACAAGTAGAGCTAGAGGTAATAGAATTGACAAAATATATTTATATGGAGGAAGCTCTAATATTCCAGATCTTTCAACATATATCAGTTCAATAATAAATATCCCTACCTTTAAGATTGATACCATGAGTAATATAAAATTTAAAGAAAGCAATGAACAAATCAATTTGGGAGAATATATAAACACGATCTCCGCATTAATTGGAAGGTAG
- a CDS encoding PilN domain-containing protein gives MRDINFFSSYINEKKISRKKFLSTAIIFIVISLIICGLTFINIFKEKQLQNEIIAVQAELSNEEIDKKLDMIEDKKRKIEILTKHYEIVKKINTEINSIDLINSNLLETISACLPKEIFIKGMSMNTDSIQLQGIAKNRIAVAELEYNLKQTHMFYAVHVNILSNEFSNSDNYQFNIECTFFKDVKNYETN, from the coding sequence ATGAGAGATATTAACTTTTTTTCATCTTATATAAACGAGAAAAAAATATCTAGAAAAAAATTTTTGTCTACAGCAATCATATTTATAGTTATTAGTCTAATAATATGTGGACTAACTTTTATAAATATATTCAAAGAAAAACAGCTTCAAAATGAAATTATAGCAGTACAAGCTGAATTATCAAATGAAGAAATAGACAAAAAACTAGATATGATTGAAGATAAAAAAAGAAAAATTGAAATATTAACAAAGCATTATGAAATAGTAAAAAAAATCAATACAGAAATAAATAGTATAGATTTGATCAATAGTAATTTATTAGAAACTATTTCTGCTTGTTTACCAAAGGAAATATTCATAAAGGGGATGTCAATGAATACAGATAGTATACAACTCCAGGGAATAGCAAAAAACCGTATTGCTGTAGCAGAGCTTGAGTACAATCTTAAGCAAACTCATATGTTTTATGCAGTACATGTAAATATACTCAGCAATGAATTTAGCAATAGTGATAATTATCAATTTAATATTGAATGTACTTTTTTTAAGGACGTGAAAAATTATGAAACTAACTAA
- a CDS encoding prepilin-type N-terminal cleavage/methylation domain-containing protein, producing the protein MAKFLKDENGLTLIEIIISIAILGIIIVSFSSLFVSTIKNNVSAEEKLIANQLAQKYIEEVIGNIDDYIKDGDTTIHENGMIITIKEPEAVKAEDYEYESGSFNEKDYLYIFNVSDLEEKDKIIIENNGIYLNSDSNFIKAITSYPIKIGIRCNSEKTINIENNSEKYVNIYKIYSGIKDNKITINVSNGEVYIYDNIYDNTIANIHKNRVYKIKVTVEKEKKTLVELVRYKTID; encoded by the coding sequence ATGGCTAAATTTTTAAAAGATGAAAATGGCTTAACATTGATTGAAATAATTATAAGTATAGCAATATTAGGAATTATTATTGTTTCATTTTCATCATTATTCGTTTCAACTATTAAGAATAATGTTTCTGCAGAAGAAAAATTGATTGCAAATCAACTAGCTCAAAAATATATTGAAGAAGTAATAGGAAATATAGATGATTACATTAAAGACGGTGATACAACAATACATGAAAATGGAATGATTATTACTATTAAAGAACCTGAAGCTGTTAAAGCTGAAGACTACGAATATGAATCAGGAAGCTTTAACGAAAAAGATTATCTTTATATTTTTAATGTATCTGATTTAGAAGAAAAAGATAAAATTATTATTGAAAATAATGGAATTTATTTGAACTCAGATTCAAATTTTATCAAAGCGATTACATCATATCCCATAAAAATCGGAATAAGATGTAATTCAGAGAAAACCATTAATATAGAAAATAATTCAGAAAAATATGTTAATATCTATAAAATATATTCTGGAATCAAAGATAATAAAATAACAATAAATGTATCAAATGGCGAAGTATATATTTACGATAATATTTATGATAATACTATAGCTAATATTCATAAAAACAGGGTATATAAAATCAAAGTAACTGTAGAGAAAGAAAAAAAAACATTAGTAGAACTAGTTAGATATAAAACTATTGATTAA
- a CDS encoding pilus assembly PilX N-terminal domain-containing protein, with translation MIKKIFTTKRGSALILVLIVLTILSILGISILTLSMSNYKIKITDQNVKTAFYLAESGLEEAYAKVGKVIEAGINEGNKKVKVELEKFIENEKQKEKDESNSYDSPYIKDDGSIDEKYLEKNLENEINQWFKDQYIDYINKNLKDCLKDYTVVDTAIDKSKPKIKIIGKPILFKKTIKIVGDQPTTVYNKYQITLHSTFTHKKISQKIKCTFTIDVPSYHAPYYIKKIMAQANDNILWKKAITTEKNLYLEGNSIKIKGDIYAFGGEEKEHEKDKKGIIVKNNNTIIEGNVATNQYIYPSADNASLTIKNGDIYCNTLFIPSNAKNCTVIVNNGSVNTKDDIELNGKAGKIEIYGSYYGFSDGRNDPGHHKSSSIVINNTDIGNNSWLKITGTQVDDHDKDARGLIGNNYSENKPGVVIAGTVYISDVKDSSGKDYQTGESVSVKGNYIAYSKHLKYNSKRDERFNPDNIIIKYFSPLFLADEYKIISENGVENGDKYDVFDKSKYFEYYNKDFGGLNLGEDNGISIKNVIHSTGAYIDNGHVHSSIIQIENIHSLLKSKAEDYKYYINKMADPKMVRRAGDKREFTALNTRTRINDIFEFKAEGLNINGKQFDNISKIDLDTNELVFINNNKNKSISIIGKNAKISKGDYKVTLKDTNLNGIIITKGDVYITGEINYRGTIIAQGNIYIQDYQPKTITSDRSYILKKIYEISQMDNDIADQLKNEFNNECSFLYELEIGIPNEDDEDKVNSFLKYENIIDLHWEKE, from the coding sequence ATGATAAAAAAAATATTTACAACAAAAAGAGGATCTGCTCTTATTCTTGTATTAATAGTTCTTACAATATTGAGTATATTAGGAATATCGATATTAACTCTTAGTATGTCAAATTACAAAATAAAAATAACAGATCAGAATGTGAAAACAGCTTTTTATTTAGCAGAATCTGGATTAGAGGAAGCTTATGCAAAAGTAGGCAAAGTAATAGAAGCTGGAATAAACGAAGGGAATAAGAAGGTGAAAGTTGAGTTAGAAAAATTCATAGAAAATGAAAAACAAAAGGAAAAAGACGAAAGCAATTCTTATGATAGTCCGTATATTAAAGATGATGGAAGCATTGACGAAAAATATTTAGAAAAAAATTTAGAAAATGAGATAAATCAATGGTTTAAGGATCAGTATATAGATTATATCAACAAAAACTTAAAAGATTGCCTAAAAGATTATACAGTAGTAGATACGGCTATTGATAAATCTAAGCCTAAAATTAAAATAATCGGCAAACCTATACTTTTTAAAAAAACTATTAAAATCGTAGGGGATCAACCTACTACTGTATACAATAAATATCAGATCACCCTTCATTCAACATTTACACATAAAAAGATCTCTCAAAAAATAAAATGTACTTTTACAATTGATGTCCCCTCATATCATGCACCTTACTATATAAAAAAAATTATGGCTCAAGCAAATGATAATATTTTATGGAAAAAGGCTATTACAACAGAAAAAAACTTATATTTAGAAGGAAACAGTATCAAAATCAAAGGAGATATTTATGCCTTTGGAGGAGAAGAAAAAGAGCATGAAAAAGATAAAAAAGGAATCATTGTAAAAAATAATAACACTATAATAGAAGGAAATGTAGCAACAAATCAATACATCTATCCAAGTGCTGATAATGCTTCTTTAACAATAAAAAATGGGGATATTTATTGTAATACTTTATTTATTCCTTCTAATGCAAAAAACTGTACAGTAATTGTAAATAATGGCTCTGTCAATACAAAGGATGATATAGAGCTAAACGGTAAAGCAGGAAAGATAGAAATATATGGAAGTTACTATGGGTTTTCTGATGGCAGAAATGATCCAGGACATCATAAAAGTAGTAGTATTGTTATTAACAATACAGATATTGGAAATAACTCTTGGCTGAAAATTACAGGAACTCAAGTAGATGACCACGATAAAGATGCTCGTGGACTTATTGGAAATAATTATAGTGAAAACAAACCTGGCGTCGTTATTGCAGGAACTGTCTATATTAGCGATGTAAAAGATTCATCTGGAAAAGATTATCAAACAGGTGAAAGTGTTTCTGTAAAGGGAAATTATATAGCATATAGTAAACATTTAAAATATAATTCTAAACGTGATGAAAGATTTAATCCAGATAATATCATAATTAAATATTTTTCGCCTCTTTTTTTAGCAGATGAATATAAAATTATATCAGAAAATGGAGTTGAAAATGGCGACAAATATGATGTATTTGATAAAAGTAAGTATTTTGAATACTATAATAAGGATTTTGGAGGACTTAATCTTGGAGAAGATAATGGGATCAGCATTAAAAATGTAATACATTCTACAGGGGCATATATTGATAATGGTCATGTGCATTCTAGTATTATTCAAATAGAAAATATTCATTCACTATTAAAATCAAAAGCTGAAGATTATAAATATTACATCAACAAAATGGCTGATCCTAAAATGGTTAGAAGAGCTGGAGATAAAAGAGAGTTTACTGCTCTTAACACAAGAACAAGAATCAATGATATATTTGAGTTTAAAGCTGAAGGGTTGAATATAAATGGAAAACAGTTTGATAATATAAGCAAAATAGACCTTGATACTAATGAACTAGTTTTTATAAACAATAATAAAAATAAATCTATTTCTATTATAGGAAAAAACGCAAAAATATCTAAGGGAGATTATAAAGTAACATTAAAGGATACTAATCTAAATGGCATAATCATTACAAAAGGAGATGTCTATATTACTGGAGAGATAAATTATAGAGGAACAATCATTGCACAAGGGAATATTTATATCCAAGATTATCAACCAAAAACAATTACTTCTGACAGATCATATATTTTAAAAAAAATATACGAAATAAGTCAAATGGATAATGATATAGCAGATCAATTAAAAAACGAGTTTAATAATGAGTGCTCTTTTCTTTATGAATTAGAAATCGGTATTCCAAATGAAGATGATGAAGACAAAGTAAATTCTTTTCTAAAATATGAAAATATTATTGATCTTCATTGGGAAAAGGAATGA
- a CDS encoding prepilin-type N-terminal cleavage/methylation domain-containing protein: MKYIYKNIKGFTLIELLVSLAILGIILLTISSFFIFNYKIFNKADNQITAQYEAQIGINKLTEGSINAIEIYEDARKVIENKEVRIITFKTKEMQKENGKYKEAYRYIQFIYEIKNGIIKYGEGNSPEHIDAKPYVEHIQSFQITFIHDNNELYKGVNIQITSEVNNIKVELENNIYFRNGPIKKRGTEND, translated from the coding sequence ATGAAATATATATATAAAAACATTAAAGGGTTCACACTGATTGAATTGCTTGTTTCATTGGCTATTTTGGGAATTATCTTATTAACAATATCTTCATTTTTTATATTTAATTATAAAATATTCAACAAAGCAGATAATCAAATTACAGCACAATACGAAGCTCAAATAGGAATAAATAAATTGACAGAAGGTTCTATAAATGCAATAGAAATCTATGAAGATGCACGTAAAGTTATAGAAAATAAAGAAGTAAGAATCATTACATTTAAAACAAAAGAAATGCAAAAAGAAAATGGAAAATACAAAGAAGCGTATCGTTATATACAATTTATTTATGAAATTAAAAATGGAATAATAAAATATGGAGAAGGAAATTCACCAGAGCATATTGATGCTAAACCATATGTTGAACATATTCAATCTTTTCAAATTACATTTATTCATGATAATAATGAATTATACAAAGGGGTTAACATTCAAATTACTAGTGAAGTAAATAATATAAAAGTAGAATTAGAAAACAACATTTATTTTAGAAATGGACCAATAAAAAAAAGGGGGACTGAAAATGATTAA